A DNA window from Bos mutus isolate GX-2022 chromosome 11, NWIPB_WYAK_1.1, whole genome shotgun sequence contains the following coding sequences:
- the CDK9 gene encoding cyclin-dependent kinase 9 produces the protein MQRDAPPRAPAPAPRLPAPPIGAAAGASGGGGGGSGGGGGASAASAPPGLPGTTSPRGLGGGRRAEEAGSAPRGRKWPWRRKWRGRGGAWSTAAGPGAGAAAAAAAAAVVAGSGGGGVLESAMAKQYDSVECPFCDEVTKYEKLAKIGQGTFGEVFKAKHRKTGQKVALKKVLMENEKEGFPITALREIKILQLLKHENVVNLIEICRTKASPYNRCKGSIYLVFDFCEHDLAGLLSNVLVKFTLSEIKRVMQMLLNGLYYIHRNKILHRDMKAANVLITRDGVLKLADFGLARAFSLAKNSQPNRYTNRVVTLWYRPPELLLGERDYGPPIDLWGAGCIMAEMWTRSPIMQGNTEQHQLALISQLCGSITPEVWPNVDKYELFEKVELVKGQKRKVKDRLKAYVRDPYALDLIDKLLVLDPAQRIDSDDALNHDFFWSDPMPSDLKGMLSTHLTSMFEYLAPPRRKGSQITQQSTNQSRNPATTNQTEFERVF, from the exons ATGCAGCGGGACGCACCACCTCGAGCCCCAGCCCCGGCGCCCCGGCTCCCCGCGCCCCCGATCGGGGCCGCCGCCGGCGCCAGCGGCGGCGGAGGCGGGGGCAGCGGCGGTGGCGGAGGCGCCTCTGCAGCTTCGGCTCCTCCTGGCCTCCCGGGAACTACAAGTCCCAGGGGGCtcggcggcgggcggcgggcggaaGAGGCGGGGTCGGCGCCTCGAGGCCGGAAGTGGCCGTGGAGGCGGAAGTGGCGCGGCCGCGGAGGGGCCTGGAGCACGGCGGCGGGACCCGGAGCGggagcggcggcggcagcagcggcggcggcggtggtggcTGGAAGTGGCGGCGGCGGCGTACTGGAGTCAGCCATGGCAAAGCAGTACGACTCGGTGGAGTGCCCTTTTTGTGATGAGGTGACCAAATATGAGAAGCTCGCTAAAATCGGCCAAGGCACCTTCGG GGAGGTGTTTAAGGCAAAGCACCGCAAGACTGGCCAAAAGGTGGCCCTGAAGAAGGTACTGATGGAGAACGAGAAAGAGGGG TTCCCCATTACAGCATTGCGGGAGATCAAGATCCTCCAGCTTCTAAAACACGAGAATGTGGTCAACTTGATTGAGATCTGTCGAACCAAAG CTTCCCCCTATAACCGCTGCAAAGGCAGTATATACCTGGTGTTTGACTTCTGTGAGCATGATCTTGCTGGGCTGCTGAGCAACGTTTTAGTCAAGTTCACACTATCTGAGATCAAGAGGGTCATGCAGATGTTGCTTAACGGCCTCTACTACATCCATAGGAACAAG ATCCTGCACCGGGACATGAAGGCGGCTAACGTGCTCATCACCCGAGATGGGGTTCTGAAGCTGGCGGACTTTGGGCTGGCCCGGGCCTTCAGCCTGGCCAAGAACAGCCAGCCCAACCGCTACACCAACCGTGTGGTGACCCTCTGGTACCGGCCCCCAGAGCTGTTGCTCG GGGAGCGGGACTACGGCCCCCCCATTGATCTGTGGGGTGCTGGGTGCATCATGGCGGAGATGTGGACCCGCAGCCCCATCATGCAGGGCAACACGGAGCAGCACCAACTCGCCCTCATCAGCCAGCTCTGCGGCTCCATCACCCCCGAG GTGTGGCCAAATGTGGACAAGTACGAGCTGTTTGAGAAAGTGGAGCTGGTCAAGGGCCAGAAGCGGAAGGTGAAGGACAGGCTGAAGGCCTACGTGCGAGACCCCTACGCACTGGACCTCATCGACAAGCTGCTGGTGCTGGACCCCGCCCAGCGCATCGACAGTGACGACGCCCTCAACCACGACTTCTTCTGGTCTGACCCCATGCCCTCGGACCTCAAGGGCATGCTGTCCACCCACCTGACATCCATGTTCGAGTACCTGGCACCTCCACGCCGGAAGGGCAGCCAGATCACCCAGCAGTCCACCAACCAGAGCCGGAATCCCGCCACCACCAACCAGACGGAGTTTGAGCGCGTCTTCTGA